The Solanum pennellii chromosome 11, SPENNV200 sequence GTGAGGAAACTGACATCCAAGAGAGCTACTTAAGCTACCTACGCCTGTCTGGTTTAGATCGTTTGATCAGAGACGGGAATGTAAATAGAAAACATCTCCTGGGAAAGCCTCATGACCTGGTGTTTGGCGTAACAATAATGTCATTTGTTAATATGCTACCGTCTGTTTACTAAGATCATTATAGATTGTTAATGCATGCATTGCTCGATCTTTTATCAGAAAACTATGTCCTCGAACTCAAGGTTTTCAAGTCACAGGGCTGCATTCTTACACGAATATTCGATAAGAAGGAAGCCATGGAATTCACTTACCTATTTCAGTATTAGTAAAGGCCAAGAACCTTCCACCAACCAGCTCCGGCTACTGCCCATATGACAATATTCATGATAGCTATGATGATTCCCAATTTGAAAACATCGCGTAGTTCCACATAACCAGCTGCCAAAGAAGAGAAATCGAAAATAAGACCAGTTCGAGTTCCTCAAATAAACGAAAAGGGAGTAAGTTGTTGAAACATTGAATACGGATAAACCAGAAAGAAGTTGAAATACTGATACCACTCTTGCTGCATTTTTCCCTTTAGTGGGACGAAAAAAACGACTTGAGAAGTTGCAGACATACACATTCAGAAaacagaaacaatttttattgttCAGCTTATTCGTTGTCATTTTAAGCCTTAGATAGTTGTTCCTTTCCGCGGTTCTGTTCTTGTTCTGATGTCTATTAAAGTCAATACATAAACCATTCACGATGCACCATTAACAAATTTGTAAGCTTATGTCAGAATCATTTTGCCCCGAAATTCCTCATGCATATTGACgacaacaacaaacaacataaatcccacaagtgaggtCTGGGGAGGGCGTGGCATGTACACAACCTCACTCTTACCTCATGAAGGTATAGAGATTGTTTCTGATAGACCTCggctcaagtaaagcatataaaaAATAGGCGTATAAAGCAATTACAGTACCGAGCAAGTCAGGTtgaaaacaatgaagaagagaagagtaacaacaacaaataatacgATCTAATCCATATAAGCAGTACTTTTCTCTCGAATCAATTAGAACAATATTCTGTCAAATAAAAGAGAGATGATTCGATTAAGTTACCTCCGTAGTATACAGCAGCTTGACCACTGCTGTAATGTGTCAACCCGCCAAAAAGATTTGTGTTGTATCCCAAAGCCAACGCAGCAAAAAGACCGGGAACTTTTGCTGCTAAGCACATTGCGAGGAATGCTGAATACAATGCTGCAACATGACCAGTTTGACTAGCAAACAAGTAATGGATGAAGAAATATGCTGCTTGAAGGATACAAAACGACCCGAACCAATGTAGTGAAAGAGATTCGAGGAAGTCACCCACAGCACTTGACATCCAGGCGACGACTCCCAGAGTTGTTAACTGTGATGCCATGCCTATTAAAACCCCGAACCAAGCTAAGGTATCCCAAGCGGATTTTTCACTCAAGCAATCATTCCAATCAAGTATTCCGAATGTCAAAAGTAGCGTCAATCCCAGCATTGCTGTGATAACACTTGCTAGCCCAATAGCCTCTCtgttcaaaaattaaaataaaagttgttGACATTATCAAACATCGCCTACATAACGAAATAGACATATAGAAACAGGAATATGAAACATCAGCAATATGTTCAAAAGTCAAGACAAGGTAGATACcatcaacaataacaataacaaacaaaCTTAACACGCCCGAGACTGAACATCCAGTGAGTGGTCGATATAACATAGGATCCAACATTAGAGAAACAAGGAATGAAGCAGCttatttgtaaagaaaatgGACTTTGTTTTCCAAAGGCGTTTACCGTGATATCACTTCTCCTTATTCGGCGATTCACTCTCCCTCGACTTGTATCCAACTCGAAAGTTAGCTCATAAAACATCATCCAAAACCATATAAGAAGAAACGGTCCATTCTCTCAACCAACGTGGGAGAAACAGTACGCAACCAAAAGAAATATCGAACACATccaaagcaacaacaacatatccagtaTAACGctacaagtggggtctggggacGGTGTTATGTACACGTACCTTACCTTACCCCTAAAAGACTGTTTCTGAAAGACTCTTGACTCAGATAAAGCAAATAATGAAAAACATAACGGTAACAATAGCAAATAATACGATAACCAAAGCAAAAGAAAACAACATATGTTTTATATCAGGATTTTTTTGAACATACCCTGCAATCCATAATCCAACCGTTACAAGCATCACAATCGTCATCACCCATTCATCGCTTTTCATTGGCCCCATCTGTTGCAGTCTCCTTCGAGCCATTAAAGGAGCATCTGGTGTATCCTTCATTTCTGGAGGAAAAACCTTGTATAGTACGACTGGAGTAACGAGAAGCGATATAACTGCTGGTATACACGAAGCCTTGAGCCAAGTCAGCCATTTACTTGATACTTGTACACCTAATCCCTCAGCTAATTTCACACACAACAGATTTTGTGCAGCAGCTGTTAGGAACAGGGCACTTGAACTACTAGAACACTGTAAAATgcatcacaaaataaatttgcaTTAGTCAAGTTAGCTGTCATGTGATCAACGAGGTCACAGGTTCAAGCTGTGGAAACGTAAATTGCTAACAACATTGATGCAGTTTTCTTTGGTTTCCCACCCAGTGTTCGGAACCCAACATTGGAGCCCCGACTTAATTCAGATCAACGAGGTCACAGGTTCAAGCTGTGGAAACAGAAATTGCTAACAACATTGATGCAGTTTTCTTTGGTTTCCCACCCGGTGTCCGGAACCCAACATTGGAGCTCCGACTAAATTCGGATCAACGAGGTCACAGGTTCAAGCTGTTGAAACAGAAATTGCTAACAACATTGATGTAGTTTCTTTGGTTTCCCACCCGGTGTCTGGAACCCAACATTGGAGCTCCGACTTAATTCAGATCAACGAGGTCATAGGTTCAAGCTGTGAAAACAGAAATTGCTAATAACATTGATGTAGTTTTCTTTGGTTTCCCACCCGGTGTCTGGAACCTACATTGGAGTTCCGACTTAATTCGGATCAACGAGGTCACAGGTTTAAGCTATGGAAACAGAAATTGCTAACAACATTGATGTAGTTTTCTTTGCTTTCCCACCCGGTGTCCAGAACCCAACATTGGATCTTCGACTAAATTCGAATCAACGAGGTCAGAGGTTCAAGCTGTGGAAACAGAAATTGCTGACAACATTGATGtagttttctttcatttcccaCCCGGTGTTCGAAATCCACATTGAAGCTTCAACTAAATCCGGATCTCATTCTACAGGGCCCATTCAGGGAAGACACTCCCAACATAATTTTCTCCATACCCAAGGCTTAAAACCGAGATCTCTAGTTAAGGATGAAGCACTCCCACCAGTGCACCAAAGCCCATGTTGATAGTCCATTCAGTAGTTATCACAACTATATAtagtaaatgaataaattaaacaaCCTAGTATCATGTTCATGTATTTTTTCTATAGCACAAATTTATTTCTAGTAGTGATACAAGGACATCTACAAACTACGAGTAAGATAGATTACCAGCTATAACATGTTAAAAGGTGACATTCTACTGAcgatatatataacttaaactcgTAAAAAATGAATGCTAACCTGCAATTGAGATTGAATAAGATAAGCTCCAAGCTTCCTAGAagaatcattttttgggtgactATCAGCAGTAACAGCCAATGATTTAATTATAGGCAAAAAAATGCCACCAGCTCTTGCAGTAGTACTTGGAATAGCTGGAGAAATTGCTGCTTCACTTAATGCAAGCCCATAAGATAGGCCCAATGTATTTTTCCCAAGCCAACTCACAAAACACAAAGCAATTCTATCACCAAGTCCAGTTTTAATAAACCCTCTTGAGAAAAAAAACGATACAACAATTAACCAAATGACTTCGTTGGTGAACGCAGCAAACGCCGCAGCAAATGATAAGGTTTTTGTGACGACAGTAACTGTCAGACATAGAAAAGCCCATGCACCTACTGGCAATGGGCCTAAAACAAGGCCTGAGATAGTTGCAAGGAAAATGGCTAAGAGTTGCCATGCATTTGTAGTGACTTTATTGGGTTTTGGGACCGCGAAACGAAATATCAGGCCTATTGCTATCGATATAGCTAGTGGGATTAGCTTTGCACCTTTCCATGGAGGACATGAGCGACGAGGACGAGAAGGAGGAGAGTGGTTAGGGGAGGAGGGTGGAGAATTGTGGGTAGGAAGGGGAGACTTTGGAGTTGTCATCGAGTTATTAACCACCTGTTATCATATAAAAAGACGTATTCAGAATTTTAGTAAAGAATATTATATGTAGCATGTATgatagtaaaattaattttttaacaattcATGCATATAACACAAAAAACAATAGTGATCATGTGTATATAATCAAATTTTCTTACCTCGATCCACCTTTAAAACACAACTTTACTATCGAATGATTCACTTTCAAGTTTTCGTCTTCCTTATTGGCAAGTGGTGAGAggaagaaaattttgagatatATATGGAAAAATGGTGAAGTGGAGACAATTATATCTTTTTGAATTTGTTTAAAGAATTTCCTTTTTAAGTTTACATAATTttagtaataattatttaagtCACTTctatcaagaaaaagaaaaaggtaatTGGATATTTTTGGTTGAAAAAAGACAATAGATGACAAAAATACATGGACATATGTGATATGTTGGTATTATATACCCGTGATTAGACTTTTTATTCTCTGACTTTTAACATGTCTCGTCTATTTTATTCATTCTACTCGatcgttttaatttatgtgtcttaatttaattgaatatgatatttaaaatataaagggAGGATTTTGAAACTTATaatcttaatttaaaaaatatgtatagtCCCTAAATTTAAtgatcataaacttatcatgtACTAAAATATTGGAATGTCAGGGGAGAATCCTAAAGCAAGCTGTGTGATAGAAACCTATAATAAAAAATCGAGTAaagtttttcctattttttgtGTCTATCTGATATTTCTCAAGTAAGTGTCGAATTCTTTCATTCAAATCATGAATGTGTGATATTATGTAATGACGTAGGACAATAGTATCTATGCAGACATTACGATATAATACAATACGATGTATTATGAAATAATACGTAACAAttatacattatgaaacaatacgTAACAATCGTCTAGTAAGAACTTATGGTCGTTATATGAATAAAATACCTTGAAATTTAAGATATAAGTTGCTTTGAGTGGCTCTATTTGTGTTATACCCTGGCTACTCTTGTTTTGAGTTTTATTGTAGGGCTTTAGCCATTGTTCTTCTTCTtactatattattaattaaaatattgctAATTATTGTATAGGGTATtacatgaaattaaaaaaaatactgcttcttaaatacataaaaaaacattattatcGGCCCAAACAATAGTAGATCCAAATCCAGACCCTTGTTTTGTGCTGCATCTACTGACATTGTCAAGGgatctattatttattattttacttctttCCAATTAATCTATATatagattattattatatatggaGAAGATGATGTGTCATCAttctataattatattaatatttaaaatatatattatttttgagatagactaaaaataaatatggatttaatttCGTATACTAAGTCAACAGTGACCGCTCGAGCTAATTAGTGGTCTAAagccaaaaataaattaaaggcataaaatttaattattttttttatatctgagatttaagttatttgtttctttttaatgaaaaaaagttttacttttttatggtcttgaaagatatatatatatcaaaatattttttcatcatgtggtcttaaacatattatgtgaaatttaaatttaaaaattgatccatacaaaaaaaacattctttaaTGCTTTGAAACAAActtaaaaacaacaaataaattaaaaatacatagtatatatagatattttttaaagagacttataataattttattattaaaaaaaaattagggccTTCGATTTTGGGGCCCTAAGACATATACCTCATTTTTTAAAGGCATTAAGCCACCCCTGTAAGCTAGGAATCAAACATGGATAATAAGATTAAcctgatcaaattgaaacaatATAGAAAAGATTAATATGATTCAGaccaatataatataatttacacTCACATATTGAAtgtttatttgagtttcttgatAGGGAATAGTTTTTTTGTTTGgattatatttttcttgaaccaatcttaattaattaaattttaaaataaataaatataaattttggaagagataaaaaaggaaaagtttGGACACTAACTTTTACACCAAAGATTTTGTCTATTTATGAATGATctgaaatttcatttcaaaaggCAATGATTTTCAAGTCATTTTCAAGTAAGGATAAGGTCAAGAGCATTTTACTTTGTAAATGGACACCACCACTACTTCGGCTTTGTGTCTTA is a genomic window containing:
- the LOC107003214 gene encoding dicarboxylate transporter 2.1, chloroplastic-like, producing the protein MTTPKSPLPTHNSPPSSPNHSPPSRPRRSCPPWKGAKLIPLAISIAIGLIFRFAVPKPNKVTTNAWQLLAIFLATISGLVLGPLPVGAWAFLCLTVTVVTKTLSFAAAFAAFTNEVIWLIVVSFFFSRGFIKTGLGDRIALCFVSWLGKNTLGLSYGLALSEAAISPAIPSTTARAGGIFLPIIKSLAVTADSHPKNDSSRKLGAYLIQSQLQCSSSSSALFLTAAAQNLLCVKLAEGLGVQVSSKWLTWLKASCIPAVISLLVTPVVLYKVFPPEMKDTPDAPLMARRRLQQMGPMKSDEWVMTIVMLVTVGLWIAGEAIGLASVITAMLGLTLLLTFGILDWNDCLSEKSAWDTLAWFGVLIGMASQLTTLGVVAWMSSAVGDFLESLSLHWFGSFCILQAAYFFIHYLFASQTGHVAALYSAFLAMCLAAKVPGLFAALALGYNTNLFGGLTHYSSGQAAVYYGAGYVELRDVFKLGIIIAIMNIVIWAVAGAGWWKVLGLY